A window of Brachybacterium fresconis contains these coding sequences:
- a CDS encoding DUF3000 domain-containing protein, producing MPVHRIRTGDDTFRAAVDAMTGATLRPEFTWREIPAPSKMAPSTWACTGEILVHDEELASGRLVILHDPAGQESWDGTYRMVALVQAQLEPEFAVESMLGDVAWSWVTESLELHGADSRELGCTATRVVSQSYGALAERPSTVDVEMRVSWTPEIEDEVDGEDPAPELAPHFAAWTAMLAAAGGLPPAPPRIAPIAPTHHARAPRPEEAGDPR from the coding sequence GTGCCCGTCCATCGAATCCGCACCGGCGACGACACCTTCCGTGCCGCCGTCGACGCCATGACCGGCGCCACGCTCCGTCCGGAGTTCACGTGGCGCGAGATCCCTGCGCCCTCGAAGATGGCCCCGTCCACCTGGGCCTGCACCGGTGAGATCCTGGTCCACGACGAGGAGCTGGCCTCCGGTCGCCTGGTGATCCTCCATGATCCCGCCGGGCAGGAGTCCTGGGACGGCACCTACCGGATGGTGGCACTCGTCCAGGCACAGCTGGAACCGGAGTTCGCGGTCGAGTCGATGCTCGGGGACGTGGCCTGGTCCTGGGTCACCGAATCCCTCGAGCTGCACGGTGCGGACTCCCGCGAACTGGGGTGCACCGCCACGCGGGTGGTCTCGCAGTCCTACGGCGCGCTCGCCGAGCGCCCCTCGACCGTGGACGTCGAGATGCGGGTGTCCTGGACCCCCGAGATCGAGGACGAGGTCGACGGCGAGGACCCCGCCCCCGAACTCGCTCCCCACTTCGCGGCCTGGACGGCGATGCTGGCCGCTGCGGGAGGTCTGCCCCCGGCCCCGCCGCGGATCGCCCCGATCGCCCCCACCCACCATGCGAGGGCGCCGCGCCCCGAGGAAGCCGGTGACCCCCGGTGA
- a CDS encoding NAD(P)-dependent oxidoreductase yields the protein MNTPRIAVIGLGPMGHPIAATLLDAGLTPLVWNRTASRADDLVAAGAIRAERPADAAAPVILSVLPDVAPLRELLDAPTRQAWGAAGARLVVLSTTGPEQVIELAEELAVDGIAVVDAPMSGGVAGAAAGTLSLMVGGTRDDVAAVLGVLEVIGGTVVHLGPLGSGMVAKLCNQIVVGGTLAALAEAFALARRSGLDVQQLVTLLEGGLARSEVLAQKKDKLIEREYSLGGSADNQVKDLRYATAAAESAGLPARLLPALLGLYRGSVDRGDGGQDHAVVQELYLEPEG from the coding sequence ATGAACACCCCCCGCATCGCGGTGATCGGTCTGGGACCGATGGGCCACCCCATCGCCGCCACCCTGCTGGATGCCGGTCTCACGCCGCTGGTGTGGAACCGGACGGCGAGCCGGGCCGATGATCTGGTCGCGGCCGGCGCGATCCGGGCCGAGCGCCCGGCCGACGCCGCGGCACCGGTGATCCTGTCCGTGCTGCCGGACGTCGCCCCGCTGCGCGAGCTGCTCGACGCCCCGACGCGACAGGCCTGGGGCGCTGCCGGCGCCCGCCTGGTGGTGCTGTCGACGACCGGGCCGGAGCAGGTCATCGAGCTGGCCGAGGAGCTCGCGGTCGACGGGATCGCCGTGGTCGACGCGCCGATGTCCGGCGGGGTCGCCGGGGCCGCGGCCGGCACCCTCTCGCTCATGGTCGGGGGCACTCGGGACGATGTCGCGGCGGTGCTCGGGGTGCTGGAGGTGATCGGCGGGACCGTCGTACACCTGGGCCCGCTCGGGTCCGGCATGGTCGCCAAGCTGTGCAATCAGATCGTCGTCGGCGGCACCCTCGCCGCCCTCGCCGAGGCGTTCGCCCTCGCCCGGCGCTCCGGGCTCGACGTCCAGCAGCTGGTGACCCTGCTCGAGGGCGGGCTCGCCCGCAGCGAGGTGCTCGCCCAGAAGAAGGACAAGCTCATCGAGCGCGAGTACTCGCTGGGAGGCTCGGCTGACAACCAGGTCAAGGACCTGCGATACGCCACGGCCGCCGCCGAGAGCGCGGGCCTGCCCGCCCGGTTGCTGCCCGCGCTGCTGGGCCTGTACCGCGGGTCGGTGGACCGGGGCGATGGCGGCCAGGACCATGCGGTCGTCCAGGAGCTGTACCTCGAGCCGGAGGGCTGA
- the msrB gene encoding peptide-methionine (R)-S-oxide reductase MsrB yields MSTEPIGTRTYPLTITDEQWRERLSPADYQVLRQGGTERPGTGKYEEVRPAGTYACKACGAELFTAETQFDAHCGWPSFYAPTDSDSVELLEDSSLGMRRVEVRCASCGSHLGHVFEGEGFDTPTDQRYCINSVSLVHSDDADDGDRTDG; encoded by the coding sequence ATGTCCACCGAACCCATCGGCACGCGCACCTATCCCCTCACCATCACCGACGAGCAGTGGCGCGAGCGTCTCTCCCCGGCCGACTATCAGGTGCTCCGCCAGGGCGGCACCGAACGGCCCGGCACCGGGAAGTACGAGGAGGTCCGCCCCGCCGGCACCTACGCGTGCAAGGCCTGCGGTGCGGAGCTGTTCACCGCCGAGACCCAGTTCGACGCCCACTGCGGCTGGCCCTCCTTCTACGCGCCGACTGATTCCGACTCGGTCGAGCTGCTCGAGGACAGCTCCCTGGGCATGCGCCGCGTCGAGGTCCGCTGCGCCTCGTGCGGCTCGCATCTCGGCCACGTCTTCGAGGGCGAGGGCTTCGACACCCCGACCGACCAGCGCTACTGCATCAACTCCGTCAGCCTCGTCCACAGCGACGACGCCGACGACGGCGACCGCACCGACGGCTGA
- a CDS encoding dihydrofolate reductase family protein yields the protein MPHIGVVPEVTVHLLLRDGELLPAPHLLRDGPEAVRMIADLYAFPEPAAGSAHVRAMMNATLDGAIHGADGTSGPLRNPDDSLVFGVLRALTDVVLVGAGTVRVEDYSSVQGREGLLSPSRRPGGAARPALAVWSNSGDLPPTLDRRGGFYLIASPEAAADAGRRAGVDPEQVIPAATPAAAIHGLAARGLRAIQAEGGPSALGQLAAAGLLDELCLSTTHRTIGGPSSRVLHGPEHDQGWEQRSLLVGEHATIARYRRGR from the coding sequence GTGCCACACATCGGCGTCGTCCCGGAGGTAACCGTGCATCTGCTGCTGCGTGATGGAGAGCTGCTGCCCGCCCCGCATCTCCTGCGTGACGGGCCCGAGGCAGTGCGGATGATCGCCGATCTCTATGCGTTCCCCGAGCCGGCCGCCGGCTCCGCGCACGTCCGAGCGATGATGAACGCCACCCTCGACGGGGCGATCCACGGGGCCGACGGCACCAGCGGGCCCCTGCGCAATCCCGACGACTCCCTGGTGTTCGGGGTGCTGCGCGCACTGACGGATGTGGTGCTGGTGGGGGCCGGGACGGTGCGGGTGGAGGACTATTCCTCGGTCCAGGGCCGCGAGGGCCTGCTGTCACCGTCCCGACGGCCCGGTGGGGCCGCGCGCCCTGCCCTCGCCGTCTGGTCGAACAGCGGAGACCTGCCCCCGACGCTGGATCGTCGCGGCGGCTTCTACCTGATCGCCTCACCCGAGGCCGCGGCCGACGCCGGGCGGCGTGCCGGCGTGGACCCGGAGCAGGTGATCCCCGCCGCCACCCCGGCCGCGGCGATCCATGGTCTGGCCGCGCGGGGACTGCGCGCCATCCAGGCGGAGGGCGGGCCCTCGGCGCTGGGGCAGCTCGCGGCCGCCGGCCTGCTCGACGAGCTGTGCCTGTCGACCACGCACCGCACCATCGGCGGCCCGTCCTCGCGCGTGCTGCACGGTCCGGAGCACGACCAGGGATGGGAGCAGAGGTCGCTGCTGGTCGGCGAGCACGCGACGATCGCGCGGTACCGCCGCGGACGCTGA
- a CDS encoding HRDC domain-containing protein, which yields MTEPAPVTDLTTPRDGIVPVIDRIQPLLAWCEAASTAPREPVAVDAERASSYRYSSRAYLVQLRTDAAGTALIDPLAFTLPATLLDLLAEREWVLHAAGQDLPSLTELGMRAAALFDTELAARLLGMERVGLGAVVEDTLGLRLAKEHSAADWSRRPLPEGWLTYAALDVEVLVEVRDVLAERLRQDGKDEWARQEFAHELVRDRGPTRSSSWRGLHGLGGLRSVKQLAAAREMWARRDEIAAAEDLSPHRVIKDRDLVTAAKEAPRGRGAFDRALPAKLHRKDMWWQAARSGLELPASHLPERSERSYPPPHKLWSKKCPEVWERYQLVREAVGQRAEDLELPPENLLQPALLRHWIWEHEDVPTEPEIGAQLAELGARPWQIAQAAPVIHRARTEG from the coding sequence GTGACAGAGCCCGCCCCCGTCACCGATCTGACCACTCCTCGCGACGGCATCGTCCCCGTCATCGACCGGATCCAGCCTCTGCTCGCCTGGTGCGAGGCCGCCTCCACCGCACCCCGGGAGCCGGTCGCCGTCGACGCCGAGCGGGCTTCGAGCTACCGCTACAGCTCCCGCGCCTACCTGGTGCAGCTGCGCACCGACGCCGCGGGCACCGCCCTGATCGATCCGCTGGCCTTCACCCTTCCCGCGACCCTGCTGGATCTGCTGGCCGAGCGGGAATGGGTGCTGCACGCCGCCGGGCAGGATCTGCCCAGCCTCACGGAGCTCGGCATGCGCGCCGCGGCGCTGTTCGACACCGAGCTCGCCGCACGGCTGCTGGGGATGGAGCGGGTGGGGCTCGGCGCCGTCGTCGAGGACACCCTCGGCCTGCGTCTGGCCAAGGAGCATTCCGCCGCCGACTGGTCGCGGCGCCCGCTGCCGGAGGGCTGGCTCACCTATGCGGCGCTGGACGTCGAGGTGCTCGTGGAGGTCCGCGACGTCCTCGCCGAGCGTCTGCGGCAGGACGGCAAGGACGAGTGGGCCCGCCAGGAGTTCGCGCACGAGCTGGTCCGCGACCGCGGCCCGACCCGGTCCTCGTCCTGGCGCGGGCTGCACGGCCTGGGCGGTCTGCGCTCGGTCAAGCAGCTGGCCGCGGCCCGGGAGATGTGGGCCCGGCGCGACGAGATCGCCGCCGCCGAGGACCTCTCCCCGCACCGCGTGATCAAGGACCGCGATCTGGTCACCGCGGCCAAGGAGGCACCCCGGGGCCGAGGCGCCTTCGACCGGGCGCTGCCGGCGAAGCTGCACCGCAAGGACATGTGGTGGCAGGCAGCACGGTCAGGTCTCGAGCTGCCCGCCTCCCATCTCCCCGAGCGCAGCGAACGCTCCTATCCCCCACCGCACAAGCTCTGGTCCAAGAAGTGCCCGGAGGTGTGGGAGCGCTACCAGCTGGTGCGCGAGGCCGTCGGCCAGCGCGCCGAGGACCTGGAGCTGCCCCCGGAGAATCTCCTGCAGCCGGCCCTGCTGCGGCACTGGATCTGGGAGCACGAGGACGTGCCGACCGAGCCGGAGATCGGCGCCCAGCTCGCCGAGCTGGGCGCCCGCCCGTGGCAGATCGCGCAGGCCGCCCCGGTGATCCACCGAGCCCGGACCGAGGGCTGA
- a CDS encoding SDR family NAD(P)-dependent oxidoreductase: MALTPYPASDFPAQPAALITGAASERGIGRATAHRLGAEGWAVAVIDLDAAASSAVAEEVAQQHGVPTLGLGVDISDEQQVIDAVARVDAELPQLVGVVNNAGVSSPTPFTEVSTEEWKRVFDVNVHGTFFVTREAVRIFRRHSLGRIVNLSSASAERGGGVYGRAAYSGSKAALLGLAKTWARELGEYGITANSVAPGSIDTDIMGGKLSDERKEVLLQELPVGRVGTVDDVAGAVHYLLGRDGGYLTGVTLDVNGGSHIH, encoded by the coding sequence ATGGCGCTGACGCCCTACCCCGCCTCAGACTTCCCGGCCCAGCCCGCGGCCCTGATCACCGGGGCCGCCTCCGAGCGCGGCATCGGCCGTGCCACCGCCCACCGCCTGGGCGCGGAGGGCTGGGCCGTGGCCGTGATCGACCTGGACGCCGCGGCCTCCTCGGCCGTCGCCGAGGAGGTCGCCCAGCAGCACGGGGTGCCGACCCTGGGTCTGGGCGTCGACATCTCCGACGAACAGCAGGTCATCGACGCCGTCGCCCGCGTGGACGCCGAGCTCCCGCAGCTCGTGGGCGTGGTCAACAATGCCGGTGTCTCCTCGCCGACCCCCTTCACCGAGGTCAGCACCGAGGAGTGGAAGCGGGTCTTCGACGTCAACGTCCACGGCACCTTCTTCGTCACCCGGGAGGCGGTGAGGATCTTCCGCCGCCACAGCCTGGGACGCATCGTGAATCTCTCCAGCGCCTCGGCCGAGCGCGGCGGCGGCGTCTACGGCCGCGCCGCCTACTCCGGGTCGAAGGCCGCCCTGCTGGGCCTGGCCAAGACCTGGGCGCGGGAGCTCGGCGAGTACGGCATCACCGCGAACTCCGTCGCCCCCGGGTCGATCGACACCGACATCATGGGCGGGAAGCTCAGCGACGAGCGCAAGGAGGTGCTGCTGCAGGAGCTCCCGGTGGGCCGGGTCGGCACCGTCGACGACGTCGCCGGGGCCGTCCATTACCTGCTGGGGCGCGACGGCGGTTACCTCACCGGCGTCACCCTCGACGTCAACGGCGGCTCCCACATCCACTGA
- a CDS encoding GntR family transcriptional regulator, with protein sequence MNLPTPPRGPDGPARRSRSEQARRALAGRIMDGALVPGAPLRIGALSEELGMSATPVREALNLLTGEKLVEYLPMRGFVVTRPPDDEQVRAMGEARALLEPQLAALAAQRATPAERDALAATLERTAAAGVGARFQEYEGYLDHSSAFHAEIAAAARNPYLAAALEAIPVHTLRFRRFGTSGVDDAEISVREHAAVLAAIGRGDTEGAREAMVAHVRAVTARALAGSAS encoded by the coding sequence ATGAACCTGCCGACGCCGCCGCGGGGGCCGGACGGCCCCGCACGGCGCTCCCGCTCGGAGCAGGCGCGCCGCGCCCTCGCCGGACGCATCATGGACGGCGCCCTGGTGCCAGGAGCGCCGCTGCGCATCGGGGCGCTGTCCGAGGAGCTCGGCATGAGCGCGACCCCGGTGCGCGAGGCCCTGAACCTGCTGACCGGCGAGAAGCTCGTCGAGTACCTGCCGATGCGCGGCTTCGTCGTCACCCGTCCTCCCGATGACGAGCAGGTGCGGGCCATGGGGGAGGCGCGGGCGCTGCTCGAACCGCAGCTGGCCGCGCTCGCGGCGCAGCGCGCCACGCCCGCCGAGCGCGACGCGCTGGCGGCCACCCTCGAGCGGACGGCCGCGGCGGGGGTCGGTGCCCGCTTCCAGGAGTACGAGGGATATCTCGACCACTCCAGCGCTTTCCATGCCGAGATCGCCGCGGCGGCGCGCAACCCGTACCTGGCCGCCGCGCTCGAGGCGATCCCGGTGCACACGCTGCGGTTCCGGCGCTTCGGGACGTCGGGCGTCGATGACGCGGAGATCTCGGTGCGCGAGCACGCGGCCGTGCTCGCCGCCATCGGGCGCGGGGACACCGAGGGGGCCCGCGAGGCGATGGTGGCGCATGTGCGAGCCGTGACGGCGCGGGCGCTGGCCGGCTCGGCGTCCTGA
- a CDS encoding alpha/beta hydrolase family protein: MTCEQDRPRPTSAPLRWTQALRPRSDQGRWAEAALLGMIGAVSAFTLSAGLLAVGARVMARLPLVPQQGLRGRPDLPVRAVHTDRVHLEKTRESARDGYLALRQSGGTVHVRLGPVQSRPTPTTVARPLLAADTTEPLRVARAAVNGFFWAGTPATAHGLETEEVEVDSPVGPMPAWLVRPDEARGSVAGQADTWAILIHGHGSMRGEALRVIPLLHRLGLTSLTITYRNDTGAPDSADRMYHLGADEWEDTEAAIEFALAHGARRIVLMGWSMGGGIALRASVRTAHRDRVVALVLDSPAVDWQDILIYHATAMKAPRPMRTLGMWMMTSPVGARMVQLHEALALDEMTPEHYADHLIHPTQLFHALDDATVPPEPSRRLAALRPDAVEFVPFEGASHTREWNRDPARYERHLADFLGRVLGLEDEVAALQLPVRDPASAALEDSIGLRL; encoded by the coding sequence ATGACGTGTGAGCAGGATCGGCCCCGACCCACCAGCGCTCCTCTACGGTGGACGCAGGCCCTCCGACCGCGCTCCGACCAGGGACGCTGGGCCGAGGCCGCGCTCCTCGGCATGATCGGCGCCGTCTCGGCGTTCACGCTGAGCGCAGGCCTGCTGGCCGTAGGGGCCCGCGTGATGGCGCGCCTGCCGCTGGTCCCGCAGCAAGGGCTGCGCGGGAGGCCCGATCTGCCGGTGCGCGCGGTGCACACGGACCGGGTCCACCTCGAGAAGACCCGCGAGTCCGCACGCGACGGCTATCTCGCGCTGCGGCAGTCCGGAGGCACGGTGCATGTGCGCCTGGGACCCGTCCAGTCCCGCCCCACCCCCACCACGGTCGCGCGGCCGCTGCTGGCGGCGGACACCACGGAGCCGCTGCGGGTGGCCAGGGCGGCCGTCAACGGATTCTTCTGGGCGGGCACCCCCGCCACCGCCCACGGGCTGGAGACCGAGGAGGTCGAGGTCGACTCGCCCGTCGGGCCGATGCCCGCCTGGTTGGTGCGGCCCGACGAGGCACGGGGCTCCGTGGCCGGGCAGGCCGACACCTGGGCGATCCTGATCCACGGGCACGGCTCGATGCGCGGAGAGGCGCTGCGGGTGATCCCGCTGCTGCACCGCCTGGGTCTGACCAGCCTGACGATCACGTACCGCAACGACACCGGCGCCCCGGATTCCGCGGACCGGATGTACCACCTCGGGGCCGACGAGTGGGAGGACACCGAGGCCGCGATCGAGTTCGCGCTGGCCCACGGCGCCCGCCGCATCGTGCTGATGGGGTGGTCGATGGGCGGCGGCATCGCCCTGCGCGCCTCGGTGCGCACGGCTCACCGCGACCGGGTCGTCGCTCTGGTGCTGGACTCCCCGGCGGTGGACTGGCAGGACATCCTGATCTACCACGCCACCGCGATGAAGGCCCCGCGCCCGATGCGCACCCTGGGGATGTGGATGATGACCTCGCCGGTCGGAGCCCGCATGGTCCAGCTGCACGAGGCGCTCGCGCTGGACGAGATGACGCCCGAGCACTACGCCGACCACCTCATCCACCCCACACAGCTGTTCCACGCCCTGGACGATGCGACCGTGCCGCCGGAGCCGAGTCGACGCCTGGCCGCGCTGCGCCCCGACGCGGTGGAGTTCGTGCCGTTCGAGGGCGCCTCCCACACCCGCGAGTGGAACCGTGACCCCGCCCGGTACGAACGCCATCTGGCCGATTTCCTCGGCCGGGTGCTGGGACTCGAGGACGAGGTCGCCGCGCTGCAGCTGCCGGTGCGCGATCCGGCCTCGGCTGCCCTCGAGGACTCGATCGGCCTGCGGCTGTGA
- a CDS encoding 2-dehydro-3-deoxy-6-phosphogalactonate aldolase, translating to MTTDAPLLIAILRGVTPAEAPAIGQALLEAGVTRFEVPLNSPRPFDSIRVLTELYGDRAEIGAGTVVDPADVPRVAEAGGRLVVAPNTDPEVIAGALELGLVPYPGVATATDVFAALRAGARHLKIFPADALGTAVLRAWDAVVPDGTAFLPVGGISTDTLPGWIRAGAAGAGIGSFLYAPGRDAEEVRELAADLVRAAAAAQQREGTQR from the coding sequence ATGACCACTGACGCACCGCTGCTCATCGCCATCCTGCGGGGGGTGACCCCTGCCGAGGCGCCCGCCATCGGCCAGGCCCTGCTGGAGGCCGGGGTCACCCGCTTCGAGGTGCCGCTGAACTCGCCGCGTCCCTTCGACTCGATCCGGGTCCTCACCGAGCTCTACGGAGACCGGGCGGAGATCGGGGCGGGCACGGTCGTCGATCCCGCCGACGTGCCGCGCGTGGCCGAGGCCGGCGGCCGACTCGTCGTCGCCCCGAACACCGACCCGGAGGTGATCGCCGGCGCGCTCGAGCTCGGTCTCGTCCCGTACCCGGGCGTCGCGACCGCCACCGACGTCTTCGCGGCGCTGCGCGCCGGGGCCCGGCACCTGAAGATCTTCCCGGCCGACGCCCTCGGCACCGCCGTGCTGCGCGCCTGGGACGCCGTCGTGCCCGACGGGACGGCCTTCCTGCCCGTCGGCGGCATCAGCACCGACACCCTGCCGGGCTGGATCCGTGCGGGTGCCGCGGGAGCCGGCATCGGCTCGTTCCTCTACGCCCCCGGCCGCGACGCCGAGGAGGTGCGGGAGCTCGCCGCCGACCTCGTCCGCGCCGCCGCTGCCGCCCAGCAGCGCGAGGGCACGCAGAGATAG
- the zapE gene encoding cell division protein ZapE, producing the protein MTEALCDRRPAPTLERMLADLVPPPRFARARLENYVPDPAYPSQEEAKQRISAFAAELGRPTGGFLAKLRRRPRAAHGIYLDGGFGVGKTHLLTALFHAVPGQRVYGTFVEYTDLVGALGFQRAVDLLGESVLVCIDEFELDDPGDTLLMTRLIRELSDRGVAVAATSNTLPDALGEGRFAAQDFLREIQAMAERFQVLRIDGEDYRRRDSVAEIRSLPEPTVREHAEERTDTTLDDFDALLKHLTTVHPSRYGALIDGVSSAHVTGLHGLRHHHDALRFVVLVDRLYDRTVPALVSTGPRADVVDDLFAPELLASGYRKKYYRALSRLASLAHDGSGLLAGGIDDPAGERSV; encoded by the coding sequence GTGACTGAAGCGCTCTGCGACCGACGGCCCGCCCCGACCCTCGAGCGGATGCTCGCGGACCTGGTGCCCCCGCCGCGGTTCGCGCGCGCCCGGCTCGAGAACTACGTGCCCGACCCCGCCTATCCCTCCCAGGAGGAGGCGAAGCAGCGGATCAGCGCGTTCGCCGCCGAGCTGGGTCGGCCCACCGGCGGCTTCCTCGCCAAGCTGCGGCGCCGTCCCCGGGCGGCCCATGGCATCTACCTCGACGGCGGTTTCGGCGTCGGGAAGACCCATCTGCTGACCGCCCTGTTCCACGCGGTCCCGGGCCAACGCGTCTACGGCACCTTCGTGGAGTACACGGACCTGGTCGGCGCCCTCGGGTTCCAGCGGGCCGTGGACCTGCTCGGCGAGTCGGTGCTGGTGTGCATCGACGAGTTCGAGCTCGACGACCCCGGCGACACGCTGCTGATGACCCGGCTGATCCGGGAGCTGTCCGATCGCGGAGTGGCCGTCGCGGCCACCTCCAACACGCTGCCGGACGCGCTCGGGGAGGGACGCTTCGCGGCGCAGGACTTCCTGCGCGAGATCCAGGCGATGGCCGAGCGGTTCCAGGTGCTGCGCATCGACGGCGAGGACTACCGCCGCCGCGACAGCGTCGCCGAGATCCGCTCCCTGCCCGAACCCACCGTGCGGGAACATGCCGAGGAGCGGACCGACACCACGCTCGACGACTTCGACGCGCTGCTGAAGCATCTCACCACGGTCCATCCCTCCCGCTACGGCGCCCTGATCGACGGCGTCTCCTCCGCGCACGTGACCGGGCTGCACGGTCTGAGGCACCACCACGACGCGCTGCGGTTCGTGGTGCTCGTGGACCGTCTCTACGACCGCACGGTGCCGGCGCTGGTCTCGACCGGACCTCGCGCCGACGTCGTCGACGACCTCTTCGCGCCCGAGCTGCTGGCCAGCGGCTATCGCAAGAAGTACTACCGCGCGCTGTCGCGTCTGGCCTCCCTCGCGCACGACGGATCCGGTCTCCTGGCCGGCGGCATCGACGATCCGGCCGGCGAACGCAGCGTGTGA
- a CDS encoding SDR family NAD(P)-dependent oxidoreductase encodes MPASGTFHVDLSGATVVVTGSTRGIGRAITERLLASGARVIGLQRGTEPVGPGHQCVSVDLADPASRTDAIAQVLAEHEVDLLVNNAGINLRHEFEHFPLEEFSQVMTVNLDAVVQLIQEFGRPMLARGHGRIVSIASMLSYFGGVNASAYAASKGAVAQLTKSVANEWAGRGVAVNAVAPGYIATELNVSLREDEIRNAEIVSRIPAGRWGRGEDIAGTVLFLASEGADYLHGAVLPVDGGYLGR; translated from the coding sequence ATGCCCGCCAGCGGAACCTTCCACGTCGACCTGTCCGGCGCGACCGTCGTCGTCACCGGCTCCACCCGCGGCATCGGCCGCGCGATCACCGAGCGCCTGCTCGCCTCCGGCGCCCGGGTGATCGGGCTGCAGCGGGGGACCGAACCCGTCGGCCCCGGCCATCAGTGCGTCAGCGTCGACCTCGCCGACCCCGCCTCCCGCACCGATGCCATCGCCCAGGTGCTCGCCGAGCACGAGGTCGACCTGCTGGTCAACAACGCCGGCATCAACCTCCGCCACGAGTTCGAGCACTTCCCGCTCGAGGAGTTCTCCCAGGTCATGACCGTCAACCTGGACGCGGTCGTGCAGCTGATCCAGGAGTTCGGCCGTCCGATGCTCGCCCGCGGCCACGGACGCATCGTCTCGATCGCCTCGATGCTCTCCTACTTCGGCGGCGTGAACGCCTCGGCCTACGCCGCGTCCAAAGGCGCCGTCGCCCAGCTGACGAAGTCCGTCGCCAACGAGTGGGCCGGACGCGGAGTCGCCGTCAACGCCGTCGCCCCCGGCTACATCGCCACCGAGCTCAACGTGTCCCTGCGCGAGGACGAGATCCGCAACGCCGAGATCGTCTCCCGGATCCCCGCCGGCCGCTGGGGCCGCGGCGAAGACATCGCCGGGACGGTGCTCTTCCTGGCCAGCGAGGGCGCCGACTACCTGCACGGGGCCGTGCTCCCGGTCGACGGCGGCTACCTCGGGCGCTGA
- a CDS encoding C-terminal binding protein, which translates to MKIVITDLDQDRTTEEEAVAEAAGVQLVLQQARTEDEVIASAQGADGLLVQYAPITDRVLEALPTVRAIGRYGVGVDTIDLAAATARGVAVSNVPDYGTDDVSDHAVALAVTLSRGIVELDRNLREGTYSLAPVKPLHRLSTRTFGVVGLGRIGAATARKARALGFSVQGCDPMREPGTTTEDGIAVRTRDEVLSTSDVLSIHVPLTEDTRHLITTSTLARMRPGSLLVNTSRGGVVDTDAVVEALRSGHLGGAGLDVFETEPLPVDSPLRECPTAVLTPHASWYSEESETELKRRVIENVVEVLAGRTPRNILNPEVLGRAAD; encoded by the coding sequence ATGAAGATCGTCATCACCGACCTGGACCAGGATCGGACCACCGAGGAGGAGGCGGTCGCCGAGGCCGCCGGCGTCCAGCTGGTCCTGCAGCAGGCCCGCACCGAGGACGAGGTGATCGCCTCCGCCCAGGGCGCCGACGGCCTCCTGGTGCAGTACGCCCCGATCACCGACCGGGTGCTCGAGGCCCTGCCGACGGTGCGGGCCATCGGCCGCTACGGAGTCGGGGTCGACACCATCGACCTCGCCGCCGCCACGGCACGCGGGGTGGCGGTGTCAAATGTGCCGGACTACGGCACCGACGACGTCTCCGACCACGCCGTCGCGCTGGCGGTGACGCTGTCCCGCGGGATCGTCGAGCTGGATCGGAACCTGCGGGAGGGCACCTACTCGCTGGCCCCGGTCAAGCCGCTGCACCGGCTGAGCACCCGCACCTTCGGGGTGGTCGGGCTGGGGCGCATCGGCGCGGCGACCGCCCGCAAGGCGCGGGCGCTGGGGTTCTCCGTCCAGGGCTGCGACCCGATGCGGGAGCCCGGGACCACCACCGAGGACGGCATCGCCGTGCGCACCCGGGATGAGGTCCTGTCCACCTCGGACGTGCTCAGCATCCATGTCCCCCTCACCGAGGACACCCGTCACCTGATCACCACGTCCACCCTGGCCCGGATGCGTCCGGGATCGCTGCTGGTCAACACCAGCCGCGGCGGGGTGGTCGACACCGATGCCGTGGTGGAGGCGCTGCGGTCAGGGCATCTGGGCGGCGCGGGCCTGGACGTGTTCGAGACCGAACCGCTGCCGGTCGACAGCCCGCTGCGCGAGTGCCCGACCGCTGTCCTGACCCCTCATGCCTCCTGGTACAGCGAGGAGTCCGAGACCGAGCTCAAGCGTCGCGTGATCGAGAACGTGGTGGAGGTCCTCGCCGGCCGCACCCCGCGCAACATCCTCAACCCCGAGGTGCTGGGCCGCGCCGCCGACTGA